One window of Myxocyprinus asiaticus isolate MX2 ecotype Aquarium Trade chromosome 4, UBuf_Myxa_2, whole genome shotgun sequence genomic DNA carries:
- the LOC127440085 gene encoding outer mitochondrial transmembrane helix translocase codes for MGLLQGRSKMLSDIPRDALLRPLTRNEVVGMLVRLTIFGAATYYSIKWVVEALDPTQKQKSQAKKRAEQLMKQIGVEGISLTEYEMNIATHLVDPRSIKVTWRDVAGLDEVITELQDTVILPFQKRHLFRGSKLFQPPKGVLLYGPPGCGKTLIAKATAKASGCRFINLQASTLTDKWYGESQKLTAAVFSLAVKIQPCIIFIDEIDSFLRNRSSMDHEATAMMKAQFMSLWDGLETGASSQVMVMGATNRPQDVDAAILRRMPTAFHVGLPNAAQREEILRLILSGEKLSNAINLKEIAGQTEGYSGSDLKELCRDAAMYRVRDYVRKQQMKQIVQQFQLDEEEEHMDGMQLRPVTQLDLLFGLDKMRESKQATSTADPANLREVPLD; via the exons ATGGGCTTACTGCAGGGGCGGAGCAAGATGTTGAGTGACATTCCTCGGGACGCCCTCCTCCGCCCACTCACCCGAAATGAGGTGGTGGGGATGCTCGTGAGACTTACCATCTTTGGGGCTGCCACATATTACAGCATCAAATGGGTGGTGGAAGCTTTGGACccgacacaaaaacaaaaatcacaagcCAAGAAAAGG GCAGAGCAATTGATGAAGCAGATAGGGGTAGAGGGCATCAGTTTGACGGAGTATGAGATGAACATCGCCACTCATCTTGTAGATCCACGCAGCATTAag GTGACCTGGAGAGATGTTGCTGGTTTGGATGAGGTCATCACAGAGCTGCAGGACACCGTCATCTTGCCTTTCCAGAAACGCCACCTCTTCCGTGGCTCCAAACTCTTCCAGCCCCCCAAAG GTGTACTATTGTATGGACCACCAGGATGTGGAAAGACTTTAATCGCCAAGGCAACAGCAAAAGCATCTGGTTGCCGCTTTATCAATCTCCAGGCCTCCACTTTGACTGACAAGTGGTACGGCGAATCACAGAAGCTGACTGCTGCTGTGTTCTCATTGGCTGTCAAGATTCAGCCCTGCATAATTTTCATTGATGAAATAG ACTCGTTCCTTAGGAACCGTTCCAGTATGGATCATGAAGCAACTGCCATGATGAAGGCCCAGTTCATGAGTCTGTGGGATGGGTTAGAGACTGGAGCAAGTAGCCAG GTGATGGTGATGGGGGCCACTAACAGACCTCAGGATGTGGATGCAGCCATACTGCGCAGAATGCCGACTGCCTTTCATGTCGGACTGCCT aaTGCAGCTCAGAGGGAAGAGATCCTTAGACTTATTCTATCAGGTGAAAAG TTGAGTAATGCGATTAACCTTAAGGAAATCGCTGGGCAAACTGAAGGTTACTCCGGCAGTGATCTAAAAGAACTGTGCCGGGATGCTGCCATGTACCGTGTCAGAGACTACGTCCGCAAACAGCAGATGAAGCAGATCGTACAGCAGTTCCAGCTAGATGAAGAGGAAGA GCACATGGACGGCATGCAGCTGAGACCCGTGACTCAACTGGACCTACTGTTTGGCCTAGATAAGATGAGAGAATCCAAACAGGCCACCTCTACAGCTGacccagcaaatttgagagaggTGCCGCTGGACTGA